CGCAGGAGTCGCTCCTGCACAGAACCATCCCCCATGAGATCGAGAACGCGACCGCCAGGATCTGCAGCCCTTCCGAGTGGACAGGGCTGCACAGGATCAAACGAGGCCAACGTCGAGGGACAACCGAGCAGGCTTAGATCTGAGCGGAGGGAAGGCACTCCGTGCCAGTGCTGATGAATGTGTCCAAACAACACAGCCTTAACCGCGACACACGTCTTCAGCTTCTCCATCAACTGCATTCCATCCAGAAGACCAATGGAGTCCATTGCAGGATCACCAATCGGAACAGGAGGGTGATGGAGGGCAACCACCACGAACTTTCCGAGCGTTTGCGCCTCTCTTAGCTGACTGGTGAGCCATGACAGTTGAGCGCCACCGATCAGCCCAGCGCAACCCCCTGCTCGGTGACTGGACAGAACAAGCAAACGCCAAGCTCCCGCCTCCAGCATGCCGGGAGCAACAACCCAACGACGACCGAGAACGGCACGCAGCTTTTGGGGATGATCATGGTTCCCGGCCAATAGGCCAAAGCGAACTGCGCTTGCAGAGTTTGTTTGGATCGCATCGTCAAGCGCATCTCGCAGGCGCACGTAACCGCACCAGGTCTCGTCGTGGCAGCAATCTCCGCTAACCAGCAACAGATCCGGCTCTTGACGAAAGGCCTGATCGAGAGCCTTTCGGAACAGGGGTAACGCTGATTGTCCGCGAACCCGGCCATTGGCTTGCGCTAACAGATGGGGATCACTGAGTTGGATCAGTCTTGGCATGAGCAGGGTCAGGAAGGCCAGCGCCAGGTGCCGCGTTCCAGCATGGTCTGTTCTGGGATTTCTGTGGATCCCAACTCGCGCACTAAGTGCACCCGGTGACAGCCGTCACCATCCGTTAAGGCGTCGATCAAGCGGGGGGAATGGGCGATCACCCACACCTGCGTGCGTTGAGAGATGGAACGAATCAACCGACCGAGAGGCAGCAGCAAGTCGGGATGAAGGCTCCCTTCCGGCTCGTTGAGAACCATCAAAGGCGGCAGCCTTGGACTGAAGAGCGCAGCGGTTAGCAAGAGGTAACGCAGGGTGCCATCGGAAAGCTCCGCAGACTGGAGAGGACGCAGAAGGCCAGGTTGATGGAACTGCAACCGAAACAGACCATCGCCATGGTTCACAGACACATGGGCGCCAGGAAAAGCATCATCCACCGCTGCCAGAAAAGCCTCACCATCCCCGCTCTCAAGAATGGTTTGCACAGCAGCGGGTAAGTCGTGGCCATCAGCCGCTAGGGCAAAGCAGCGGGTGCCTACGCCCGGGAGACGGGCGGGAGCCCCAGGGTCCGTTCTGAAACTGTCATAAAAACGCCAGTTCAGAATTTCCTCGCGCAGAAGGAGGGCTTCAGGTCGCTCCTGCGGATCAACGCCCAGCTGTAACAGTCCACGGTCTGGATCTCGCCCTCCCGCATCGGAGCACAACAAAGCACGGGGATGAAAGGTTGACCCTGCCCAGATCCATTCCCCCTTGCGTTCAGGATCAAGGGCAAATGCGGTTCGTCGTTCCTGGGGATATCCGAGTTCGACGGCATAGGAAAAGGGATCTGCCGCGAATCCCAAACGCAGACGGACCGGTTTGGAGCGAGGTCCACCCTGAATGGGGGCTTCCCCCGAACGCATCCCACGGCCGAGGGTCTCGGGACCAGCCCACATCACTGCAGGCAATCCACCTTCACGGGCGAGACAAGCCATC
The sequence above is a segment of the Synechococcus sp. PROS-7-1 genome. Coding sequences within it:
- a CDS encoding metallophosphoesterase, with protein sequence MPRLIQLSDPHLLAQANGRVRGQSALPLFRKALDQAFRQEPDLLLVSGDCCHDETWCGYVRLRDALDDAIQTNSASAVRFGLLAGNHDHPQKLRAVLGRRWVVAPGMLEAGAWRLLVLSSHRAGGCAGLIGGAQLSWLTSQLREAQTLGKFVVVALHHPPVPIGDPAMDSIGLLDGMQLMEKLKTCVAVKAVLFGHIHQHWHGVPSLRSDLSLLGCPSTLASFDPVQPCPLGRAADPGGRVLDLMGDGSVQERLLRWSAEQDGAS
- a CDS encoding AAA family ATPase, which encodes MTLTHLAVSGYRSLRDVVIPLHRLTLITGANGSGKSNLFRALTLIVAAARGDLMACLAREGGLPAVMWAGPETLGRGMRSGEAPIQGGPRSKPVRLRLGFAADPFSYAVELGYPQERRTAFALDPERKGEWIWAGSTFHPRALLCSDAGGRDPDRGLLQLGVDPQERPEALLLREEILNWRFYDSFRTDPGAPARLPGVGTRCFALAADGHDLPAAVQTILESGDGEAFLAAVDDAFPGAHVSVNHGDGLFRLQFHQPGLLRPLQSAELSDGTLRYLLLTAALFSPRLPPLMVLNEPEGSLHPDLLLPLGRLIRSISQRTQVWVIAHSPRLIDALTDGDGCHRVHLVRELGSTEIPEQTMLERGTWRWPS